One window from the genome of Natator depressus isolate rNatDep1 chromosome 27, rNatDep2.hap1, whole genome shotgun sequence encodes:
- the STARD3 gene encoding stAR-related lipid transfer protein 3 isoform X2, giving the protein MRKRRRRRVCSRQAVNPFSPAARTFSSLWSQYPPKAGSPTLKPEKVALTNNGIQKNLEIEIIEYQFKTSFFDIFVLAFFRFFVLLLGYALLKLRHWWVIAFTTLVSSAFLIVKVILSELLAKGAFGYLLPIVSFVIAWLETWFLDFKVLSQEAEEERWYLAAQAAASRGPLLYSGALSDGQFYSPPESFAGSDNESDEDDAGRKALTAQEKEYVQQGKEAMEVVDQILAQEENWKFEKNNEFGDVVYTIEIPFHGKTFILKAFMQCSAETVYQEVILQPERMILWNKTVAACQILQRVEDNTIVSYDVAAGAAGGVVSPRDFVNVRRIERRRDRYISSGMSTTHGLKPPLSKYVRGENGPGGFIVLKCASNPKVCTFLWILNTDLKGRLPRYLIHQSLAATMFEFAFHLRQRVSEVSGRP; this is encoded by the exons atgaggaagaggaggaggaggagagtgtgcagcaggcaagcggtgaatccgttctccccagcagccaggaccttttcatcactctggagccaataccctcccaaggcgggatccccaaccctgaagccggagaaggtagctctg ACCAACAATGGCATTCAGAAGAACTTGGAAATCGAAATCATTGAGTACCAGTTTAAAACCTCATTCTTTGATATATTT gtctTGGCTTTTTTCCGGTTTTTTGTGTTACTTCTGGGCTATGCACTCTTAAAACTGCGCCACTGGTGGGTCATCGCG TTCACTACACTGGTGTCCAGTGCCTTCCTCATCGTAAAGGTCATCCTCTCGGAG ctgctaGCCAAGGGGGCTTTTGGGTACTTACTTCCCATCGTCTCTTTCGTTATTGCCTGGCTAGAAACTTGGTTCCTGGATTTTAAAGTCTTATCTCAGGAGGCGGAAGAGGAACGAT GGTACTTGGCAGCGCAGGCCGCAGCCTCCCGCGGCCCTCTGCTCTATTCCGGAGCCCTTTCTGACGGGCAGTTCTATTCCCCTCCGGAGTCCTTCGCAG GATCGGATAATGAGTCTGATGAAGATGATGCGGGGAGGAAAGCGTTAACAGCCCAG GAGAAGGAATATGTCCAGCAAGGCAAAGAAGCAATGGAGGTTGTGGATCAAATCCTAGCCCAGGAGGAAAACTGGAAATTCGAAAAAAACAAT GAGTTTGGCGATGTTGTTTACACCATTGAAATTCCTTTCCACGGCAAGACCTTTATTTTAAAG GCCTTCATGCAGTGTTCTGCTGAAACAGTCTACCAGGAGGTGATTCTCCAACCTGAGAGGATGATCCTGTGGAATAAAACCGTGGCAGCTTGCCAG ATCTTACAGCGGGTTGAAGATAACACCATTGTCTCGTACGACgttgcagcaggggctgcaggtggtGTAGTGTCACCCAG GGACTTTGTAAACGTGCGTCGCATTGAAAGAAGACGAGACCGCTATATTTCGTCAGGGATGTCAACCACTCACGGTTTGAAGCCTCCGCTGTCCAAATACGTCAG GGGCGAGAACGGGCCAGGAGGCTTCATTGTGCTGAAATGTGCCAGCAATCCCAAAGTGTGCACCTTCCTCTGGATCCTCAACACGGACCTCAAG GGTCGGCTTCCCCGTTACCTGATCCATCAAAGCCTGGCAGCTACCATGTTCGAGTTTGCATTCCACCTGCGGCAGCGGGTCAGCGAGGTGTCGGGCAGGCCCTGA
- the LOC141978658 gene encoding melanoregulin-like, translating to MDIWHQICCCSCEQEEPENNPLLSEMLWYFDQLGKRKRAQATNLWNEPVDDTHMERDDDRELYNLLQNRARLHRGSEGYRRLSFDISAHRQIRRELKDRWRQILEVLGFSGEAHGLLDITSVASYSSLRQPLQARQLLAALADQTSLFDRHCSLPERYLFVLDRLLVLDVGDDFLSAARHYYPLEAEEGPPSEEEPPSQEATLVTLSPAPRGGEEEEEAAVMDEGSLLVKLIE from the exons ATGGATATTTGGCACCagatctgctgctgctcctgtgaACAAGAAGAGCCAGAGAACAATCCACTCCTCAG TGAGATGCTCTGGTACTTCGATCAGCTGGGGAAGCGCAAACGGGCCCAGGCCACCAACCTGTGGAACGAGCCGGTGGACGACACCCACATGGAGCGCGACGACGACCGCGAGCTCTACAACCTGCTGCAGAACCGGGCCAGGCTGCACCGCGGCTCGGAG GGCTACCGACGCCTGAGCTTCGACATCAGCGCCCACCGCCAAATCCGCCGCGAGTTGAAGGACCGATGGAGGCAGATCCTAGAGGTCCTGG GGTTCAGCGGCGAGGCCCACGGCTTGCTTGACATCACCTCCGTGGCCTCCTACAGCTCCCTGCGCCAGCCCCTGCAGGCCCGCCAGCTCCTCGCCGCCCTGGCCGACCAGACCAGCCTCTTCGACCGCCACTGCAGCCTCCCCGAGCGCTACCTCTTCGTCCtg gaCCGGCTGCTCGTCCTGGACGTGGGCGATGACTTCCTCTCCGCCGCCCGGCACTACTACCCCCTGGAGGCCGAGGAGGGGCCCCCCAGCGAGGAGGAGCCCCCCAGCCAGGAGGCCACGCTGGTGACGCTGAGCCCGGCGCCccgagggggggaggaggaggaggaggccgcAGTGATGGATGAAGGGTCCCTGTTGGTCAAGTTGATAGAGTGA
- the TCAP gene encoding telethonin, translating to MFGKRVVLHSAGVLSAAELGCLVKEEDVVRHESFMAEWRDLSLSTRPEEGCCLREADDRRKETYWQQQETRFVVQRSPGLLMRLGRLGEPLARYPLPYQRALPLPLFVPADLSAKAERGATPPQLRHRTDLETALAGGAPPSGQCRDKRAVSEITKELPPVVQPSRPDFGKGDFPRSLSRSLSQEAQRG from the exons ATGTTCGGCAAGCGCGTGGTGCTGCACAGCGCGGGGGTGCTGTCGGCGGCCGAGCTGGGCTGCCTGGTGAAGGAGGAGGACGTGGTGCGGCACGAATCCTTCATGGCCGAATGGAGGGACCTGTCGCTCTCCACCAGGCCCGAGgaggg ctgctgcctgcGGGAGGCTGACGATCGGCGCAAGGAGACGtactggcagcagcaggagacgcGCTTCGTGGTGCAGCGCTCGCCCGGGCTCCTCATGCGGCTGGGCCGGCTGGGCGAGCCCCTGGCCCGCTACCCCCTGCCCTACCAGCgggcgctgcccctgcccctcttcGTGCCGGCCGACCTGAGCGCCAAGGCCGAGCGGGGAGCCACCCCGCCCCAGCTGCGCCACAGGACGGACTTGGAGACGGCCCTGGCCGGGGGCGCCCCGCCCAGCGGGCAGTGCCGGGACAAGAGGGCCGTGTCGGAGATCACCAAGGAGCTGCCCCCCGTCGTCCAGCCCAGCCGGCCCGACTTCGGCAAGGGGGActtcccccgctccctgtcccgcTCCCTGTCCCAGGAGGCGCAGAGGGGCTGA